CTGAGAGGCGGCTTTCTTTGTGCGCGATTCAGGTGTGTGTGCATACAAAAACGATCTATCACAGCGTACGAGTACCGCATTGAGTTCTCTTTTGCGATATTGTGCATATGAATAACTTAAAATCACTTGAATTTTTAAACTGACAAGActtaaaaacacatgaaaatgataaatatcCAAAGGAAGCAGCAATGGCCTAATCAGTCAGATTGGTGATTGTAGTTTTAGGGGAGCTGAGATGACAGACAGGGGGGCTAAAGCCCCCTCAAAAGGGTCTAAAACCACTCCtgcttgtgatgtttttattttgtaagcctctttgaataaaactgtctgcttaatgaatacatgtaattttttaaaagtagtttCATATGGTTGACAACAAAAAAGGAGAAGAGCATagaaactgtatttatttttattggacACAAACAAAAACTCAGCATAAGCCATATTATATGCTTGCTTGTAGGTGTAGTGTGTTCTCTTCATTCTTCATCCTTACTCTTGAAAATCTAATCTAAATCTAATTTTACAGctactgtatgtgtttgataCCTTTCCAGCCTCATGCCTCTTGGCTCTCAGCTTGTTGACCTGGGACTCAGCAATGTCAGCGCACTCCTGAGCCTCATCCAGCTGATGCTGCACCTTCCTGTACCTGGACAGATGAGTGTTGGCCTGCTCCTCCTGTTAGGATGACACGAAATATCCAACACTTTTCAGAGTATTGCACTCATGACACTGAATGTATTGAATACAAAATGTATAAACCACACACTTAAGACATTTGACATTAGACTTACAGTTTCTTCAGCCTGGCTCTTGTAGGCCTTCACTTTCAGCTGCAACTTGTCTACCAGATCCTGCAGTCGGCTCACGTTCTTAAGCTTCTTTAAAACTGCAATTGTTAGGCCCCTGCTGAAGAAAAGTAATCTTGATTCTTCTGTGCTCagtaattacagaccgatctctaatttacattttgttggtaaaataattgaaaaaatagTATCTATACAGCTCAATAACTATCTCAATGACAATTCACTTATTGAGACTATTCAATCTGGCTTCCGGGCAAACCACAGCACAGAAACAACTTTGATTATGGTCTTAAACGATCTGCAAGTTATTCGGGACTTAGGAAACTTGGCTATCCTTGTTCTTTTAGATCTGAGTGCTGCTTCTGACACTGTTGACCATGAGATTCTACTCAACTGACTTCAGACTTGGGTCGGTCTATGAGGTCCTGTCTTAGACTGGTTCAGATCCTATTTAAGTAACAGGGAATACTGTTACACTGGGTACCCTACATCTCCAGGCGTTATTTGCTGTATTTACTTGGATTCCTCAAGCTCCTCAGTGCGTTGGATGGCATCAGTCTCATATTTGGTTCTCCACTGAGCCACCTCACTGTTGGCCTTAGACATTCCACGCTGGAGTTCAGCTTTGGCCTCCTGCTCCTCCTCATACTGCTCTCTGAGCAAATCACAGTCATGGCGGGCAGACTGAACCGCATGGGCCAGAGCTTTCTTGGCCTGTAAGGCAGCATATTTTGAGTTTTCCAATAatctttataaatatttagaactatttagaattatttaaaatgaacaatatctaatttttaaaattaactgATTAATTTTGTATAACTCTACCTTGACTTCTTCCTCAATATGTCTTTTGAGTTCCTCAATTTGCTGTGTATAAGCCTGTTTTCCTCTAGTTAGCTGTGAAACAAGTGCTTCTTTCTCTTCCAGTTGGCAGCTAAATTCACCTTGGAATCACATTAGAAATATTACTGTGAAATTCAATAACATAGAaactttttaatacattttttaaaggtttttacatgtGTCATTTTATTTGCCATGCCTTACCATTTTCAGTCTGAAGTCTTGCACGTTGTGCATTCATGTCATTCAGCTGACGAACATTTTTATCACTCTTGGTCTTGATTTAACTCAGCTGGTCTTCCAGGGTATGGCACATCTTCTCTAAATTAGCCTTAAGAGGTACAGGGTTATATAGAGATGTttgaaaatatacttttatatttaattgaacTAAGTACATGACGTGATGGCGCCGTTGTGTGTGGCTTTCCGTTTGCTCCCTTCTGTGTgtcttagtttgtttattttactgtgtttttggtTTTCTTTATTTCAAGCTGTCTCACCGCTGATAGTATATGACTGTCAAACGCTTTTAAATTTGCAAATCTCTACGGATGCCTTGTTTAACCAAGCTCAGAGAGGCCCTGCATGTCTACGGCGAACTCCGTGCCCCTTACCTGTGAAAAGACGCCAGAAAAGACGGGGGAAACGAGGAGGCATAGCTGTCAATATCAAACTTTTGCTGATAGCAAAAAGAGAGTTCAGACCTTGTTTGGTCGTCCCAAATCATGATGTGGATCTTAGACGTTTTGTCATATGGGGTCCATAGGATCCTGTCTGTTCCTGGATTATTCCAGCTCTACCAACTGCCTTTGATCAGCTACACCAGCTCCGTTCTCCTCGTCTTCGTCGTGGCGGTGTGTGGGTACACAATCTCCGCTCGCTGTGTCGGACCACACAGGCAGTGGACGGCCCGGTGTGGGTAAGAATGGCTTTGGTCAATGCAAGATCAGCTATGAATAAGACTTTTATCCTCAATGACTTTTTCACTTCACATTCTCTGGATTTTCTATTTGTAACGGAAACCTGGTTCACTGCTGGGGATGTGAGTCCGTTTTCCGAACTGTTACCTGGCaactgtacatttttaaattcccTGCGAACTGTGAGAAAGGGAGGAGGATTGGCAACTATTTTTAAAGAGAATTTTTCTTTAAAGACTGATGCGTATAACAGCTTCGAACTTCAACTTTTGGCTTTGGGCTCTGTAAATCCATTGGTGATTGCATTGATTTATCGACCCCCAAGACCTCATAAAGACTTTCTTGCTGATTTTTCTGCATCTTTAAGTGGTATTATTCCTAATTTTGATAGGTTTTTAATCCTTGGAGACTTTAATGTTCATGTGTGCTGTCCCTTAAAGCTGTTGGCCAAGGACTTCATTAGCCTTATAGACTCATTTGATCTAGTTCAACTGGTGAAAAGTCCCACTCATTCACATGGTCGTACACTTGACCTTGTGCTGTCCCATGGTTTTTCAGTGCTGTACATTGAATTAGGTGATTACAGTTTCTCAGAtcataaacttattttatttactgttcCTTTGTCGTCATCTGTTGTCAAATCATGTACACCTGCCTGTATAACTCATATAATATCTTCCATCACTAGTGATACTTTCTCATCAATGTTCAAGGAGTTTTCTCAATCTCTAGTCTCCTTTTTATCTGATCAAAGTGCCGAAGAGCTTATACattgttttaatgatgtttgCACAAATATTTTGGACTCTGTAGCTCCTCTGCAGCTTAAAAAATCCAAACCTAAGTCTGTACCATGGTTAAATGATGCTACACGTGCTCTTAGACAGACTTGTTTGGTCCCatagaagtgtgtgtgtgtgtgtgtgtgtgtgtgtgtgtgtgtggtcttaTAAAGCACTTACCAGATGAATGTATTTAACTTTAGAGAGAGAGGATTCacatctgtttaaaaaaaactcatctAGGGATGGTTTACAAGCTAATTTTTAactaaagataaataaatatcagtTCTCTGTTATACAAACTAATTAAACACTTACCAGTTTTTTGAAcagtgaataaaataaaatgccatACATACTATTTGTGTTTAGTTTATTGATGTAACTCACAACAACAATTTACAATGAATCATACACTAATGCTTCACACTAGTTATTGTAAAGTGCATTTTCCCCCTCATTTATTGAcactaatatataaataaatagtatattGACATGCTAATATATGATTTCAAATATAGATACAAATAGACcattttctgaagttgcagatGAGTGGCATAGCTTACCCACCTACAATGGGCCACTGTGCTACAGCCAGAGGCTGCCATTTATATAGTGTTGTTACTGAACAGTCAGCAGAACTGTCCAGCTTGATTTAGTCATGTAATTCTACTTGGTGTATGGTAATGTAACTCTGTGCTAGTGGAAAATAGAATTCAAGTTgccattattttttcttttttgttttggtttgctATAGCATGCacgtttttcttgttgtttggTTATTTGGGGTTTTTTAACCTCATCTAAAAACCATTTCTATACATAATATTGTAATGGTGAGATGTTTTcatcttaaagaaatagcatACTCATAGATTTTTGGACTATGTACTTAAACATATTGTTTAGAAAGTTTTACAATCCATGCTTTATGTAggttgtactgtttttgtttatgtaggTTGTCATATGTgaacttgtttgtttgtaatgtttaatttgatATAACAGGTCTTATTTCAATGTAGTATCCATAAGATGAATATAACTTGGCACAGAGGAGTAACTTGGTTTGGATGTGGAGAAGTAATCAGCTGTCACTTGGATTGAGTTTCAGGGGTGACTCCAAGCCTAAAAAAAGCTGATGACTAATTTTTAATaaaggttatatatatatatatacatttttttttcgaCAACTATGTTAAATATAGATTGATATTGCTAAATCACCTGATGTCATACACCATACTGACCTTTGTGTTGCCAGATAAATTCCTGTTTTTGTCTTTGGACATTTAGTGTCCATATTATTTCCTCTTCAAAGTCAAGATAAAGTCATGTTTGCATATAATGTCAACTTTTTACACAtattactttaaatatttatttttcttttattgtatGTAATATATTCAGTTCAGTCTCAGGCATGTGAGCAGAGATTGTCCTCTTGACTAATttgactataatgcgataagagcttgctcaagtactgaggagcgaAACcgttcagggctttataagtaattaacaagatttaaaaatttacacaatatttagtaaggagccagtgcagtgttgacagaaccgggctaatgtgattatacttcctggttctagtaagaactctagctgctgcattttggaccatctgtagTTTAAGCAGCGTGCAgtacaaccacccaataaagcattacaataatctaaccttgaagtcataaatgcatgaattaacatttgtgaccctgaaccacaaaagcagtcttaagtcgctggggtatatttgtagcaatagccaaaaatactttctatgggtcaaaattatacatttttcttttatgccaaaagtcattgggatattaagtaaagatcatgttctatgaagatattttgtaaatttcttacgtaaatatatcaaaacttcatttctgattagtaatatgcattgctaagaacttcatttgaacaactttaaaggcgattttctcaatatttagatttttttgcgacctcagattacagattttcaaatagttgtatctctaCCAAATTTTGTCCGATccaaacaaaccatacatcaacggaaagcttatttattcagctttcaggtgatgtataaatctcaatttcaaaaaaattacacttaagactggttttatggtccagggtcacatttctgcatttgactttgaaagcataggtctcaatttagatatattttttagatgaaaacatgcagttttacaaatgctagaaacgtggctgtcaaaggaaagattgcaaTCAAATAgcatgttccgataccctttttcccttcccaataccgattccgatacctaggctcagggtatcggtcGATAcagagtactgatccgatacctgggtgtgtatctggttattcagctgtatgtactacttactagccctgtatgaattgatatttgaattattttatggtgtgcttcacgatagatagatagatagatagatagatagatagatagtctggctagtaaacaaaaaatacaatatataatgtttggaaaatggcccatctttttaaatatctaaaagtacactcttaacatcagtcagtcaagcattataaatatattatgataatcaagtattatttaattatataactttagcaattagaattaaaacttggtaaccatgtatgaatgcatattagtcattttagctgaacttaggactggtggtggtgcttttttggtcattcagtgtttctgtaaaaatgggggggaaaaCTCAATAATcaatatcaataatactgatatgataataataatcatactataaattctactaagaacaatataaacgcactaaggattaacaagctactggattcatgaatattaatcacgttgtgtGTGTTCgcttgaactgatttgctgaaatcaaaacagggacgataataggtgagcgccagccaatgagattgtcgcttgcgcattagctccgcctactaccggagaacctggcagttcttaaaagctgaagaattccaaagaaactctgttattttgacaggaaaatacaacacagaatatcgtttacataccattTGGAATTGATGtaaaagactctctctctctctctttctctctctctgtcgctctctctctctctctgcttgtGAGAAAAGAGCAAAGCAACAGCAAGTCGTGCGCTTCACGCTAGAgcttatggtacgtcaaatacaagTGCGCtgtgcatccattcagatgatctgaaaaatagcacagatcgcttgacggagagtgaaactctgaagcgctcggTCAAAGTGTTCAGCGagtgaaaatatatctgtgctaaacttatacatagcctccaactcacacactggctaGTACAATCTGattatttattagccagtggctaatattagacatcatttagtcgccaagggtgaagatttagtcgcatatgcaagtgatttactggcaatgtgctagcacgtttgtacttcttcgctgctctaaaggttgcttgtggcaacacagcacagcttcctgtgtttgcattctgagcagcgaagaagaattgatttccgatttgcagcgttagGCAAAGCTAGCGcacataactataggtcttgtttaaaaaaatggtatcggatcagtacatgggttcaagtacttgCCGATACcaatgccagaattttttggtATTGGTGGAACAACCCTATTCCTAACTGATGAccaagaatttacagagcagccatcaagtgttagatagtgttctaagttattacatgtggagattttaggtccgataattaacaccccTGTTTTTtgagaatttagcagtaagaagtTACTCgccatccagttttttatatcgactatgcattctgttaatttctcaatttggtgtgtttcaccggggcgcggagaaatatagagctgagtatcatcagcataacagtgaaagctaacaccatgtttcctgatgatatttcctaagggtaacatgtaaaacgTGAAAAATAACGGCCCTTGTattgagccttgaggtactccatactgcacttgtgatcgctatgatacctcttcattcactgctacaaacAGATAAGTACAATctgaaccatgctaatgcactttcACTAATgtcaacaaagttttctagtctattcaaaagaatgttgtggtcaatGGTGTCGaatgcagcgctaagatccagtagtactaatagagagatacaaccacgatcaaaTAACAAGAGCAAGTAAAATAATAGGAAAAGGAAATAATATCTctggaagatttttttttattgagtaATTAAAACACAGTGGTCACTGCAATCTTGCTTCATAGTGATATTATGACTCTCAGAGTTATAAACAGCATGTTCTTATATggagaaaacattaaatatagcACAGTGATTTATTCTGTTTGTATTGTGAGGTTTAGGTCCATCCAGGCCATAGTGAAGTCTTACCTGACCTATCATGATACCACCAAGATCTCTCCGTAAATACACATATTTTTCAATGCAATGtacctttaaaaaatgtaacgAAGAGTTAATTGTTCGTTCTAGATTTGTCTGTATTTATGTGTGtaatgttaacatttattagtTGCTGCATTTTACTATTGTTGTACATTACCTGCTATTAACTGACTTTAGGTTACAAGCCTGAGAACTGAGAACCATATCCAGCAAAGTATACCAAAAGATTTAAGGGTGATTCTaacaaaactgtattttcttcAAGCTTATTTCAAGATCAATTtagatattctttttttttttaaaaggacaCTTGGAGACTCCCAAATGACACAAATGTTTTGTTGCCAGATCTTCCTGACTTCTTGACATGCCTCAAATAATTCAGGCTGTCATGGAAACATTTGTGGGAGGGGAGGGGTCATGTGATGTGTTTAAAGACACGCTTCTTCTGCAATCACTAATACACAGCCATCCACAACACTGAGACTCGGTAAAAAATCTTGTtctcttttactttagtttctgcTCTAGCATctttggaaaaaaaagtgttgctgaatgaaaatatgtaaatatttcaaatgtaaaagtAGTTTCATATGGTTGGCAATAAAAAGCAGGACAGCACTGAATCCGTGTTTCTTTTTATTGGACACACATGAAAACCTAGCACAAGTCATATTGTATGCTTGCTTGTAGGTGAGGTGTCTTCTCTTCATTCTTCATCCTTACTCttgaaaatgcaaaacaataaaaaaaaattaaaaatatttcaacacGTTCTGTATAAAGTATATCTTTGGAGAGTACAGCTCTAAATCATCAAGCActtagggtgctttcacacttggTTCAATTGCCTGATCCGAACCAGAGTTCGACTGCTCCCCCCTCCCACTGCCCTTGCTGgtttgtgttcatactgtattttttggGGTCCGAACCACAGTACCTTTGCATCATCAGATAGGCAGCTGTTTACCCCTGTTACTTGGTAAGGACTACATTTTTGTACTTCAGATTTTGAAAATTTTGATTCCTTTCAAAAGTGCCAACAGAGAACAGCACATTTGTCTGTTTGTCACGACTATAATACAAAGGTTAAAAAGAACATTGGAGTCAATTTTTGCGTGTAGAAATTAGATAGAAATTTTCTTTGCTGCAGTGTGTCAGTCACGCTTTTCAGGAAAGCAAGTTAATGCATAAATACACAGTTTGACCAATTCATACATCATTAATAGTTTTTCACTTCTGTGATTTAGTTCAATTGTATTTACATCAGAAGTGAACCATATTGGAGTTTGCATTGACCATACCCCAGACCACCCATTTTAGGCAGACTGGTACGGTTTGCGGGTACGcacctgagaaaacatttttcacattatCCAAATTAACTCAACTCTGACGTCGAACAAATGCGGGTGTACACCGAAAAGTGCTAGTGTGAAAGCCCCCTTAATGTCTAATTTTACAGCTACTGTATGTTTGTTACCTTCCCAGCCTCACGGCTCTTGGCTCTCAGCTTGTTGACCTGGGACTCTGCAATGTCAGCGCGCTCCTGAGCCTCCTCCAGCTCATGCTGCACCTTCCTGTACCTGGACAGGTGAGTGTTGGCCTGCTCCTCCTGTTAGGATGAGATATCCAACCCCTTTCAGAACATTGCACACACGGAATGGAATGTCTAAAAAACACACTTAAGACATTTGACATTAGACTTACAGCTTCTTCAGACTGGCGCTTGTAGGCCTTTACTTTCAGCTGCAGCTTGTCTACCAGATCCTGCAGTCGGTTCACATTCTTCTTGTCTTCCTCAGTCTTTGGGTGAAAGTATTGTAGATGTTCTTAAGTAAACTATGTATATtataatgaaatgtaaatttCTAAATGATGTGTAGTTGTACCTGGTAGGTGAGCTCCTTCACTCTCCTTTCATATTTGCGCACTCCTTTCACAGCATCTGCACCACGTCTCTGTTCAGCTTCAACTTCAGCCTCCAACTCGCGCACCTTCAGTAGAGAGTCATTGTTGTCACCTGTCAAATCTCTACCATAGTCAGTGCATCTAAGACTATATTTAGCTTATTTACCCTGGACTCCAGTTTCTGGAGCTGTTTCTTTCCACCCTTCATGGCCAAACTCTCAGCCTCATCCAGACGGTGCTGCAGGTCTTTGACAGTCAGCTCCAGGTTCTTCTTCATCCTCTCCAGGTGAGCACTGGTGTCCTGCTCCTTCTTCAGCTCCTCAGCCATCATGGCAGCCTGAAATATAAGCCAATTCAAATGAACAAGCCAATATAGACAGAAATGCCTTCCATGTGGCTAAATGGTCAAATAACTGTTTAAGTTAAAAAAGAGCAACGCAATGTAAGCGCTCACATCCGTGATGGCCTTCTTGGCCTTCTCCTCTGCATTTCTGGCCTCCTGGACTGCATCATCCACCTCACCTTGAACCTGGACCAGATCAGCCTCCAGCTTCTTCTTGGTGTTAATAAGACTTGTATTCTGTGGGATTTAAGCAGGTGTACATAGTTTAGTGTACATTGAACTAAAACTCTGTTATCATGTAACCTGAATTTGCTCCAAGTATATTTTTCTGTACTTGTGAGTGCAGCAGTCCCACACGCTCGCTGGCATCCACCAGCTCCTGCTCTGCCACTTTGCGGCCTCTCTCTGTTTGCTCCAGTGCAGCTCTCAGCTCCTCAATCTCTGCTTGCATCAGGTTATTCCTGCGCTCCACCATGGCCACCTGCTCCTTCATGTCCTCCTGTCCTCTGACAGCTTCATCAAGGTGCAGTTGGGCATCCTGTGGCAATGTTCTTTCTTTGTTAGTTGCATGTCATGATTTGTTTAATTCATGTATCATATTCATATTATCAAACATTTAATATGTGTTGCAATTCCTCATTCCATAGAAAGATACCTTGAGTTGGCCTTGGACGTTCCTGAGCTGTTTCTGGGCCTCAGCAGCCTGGCGGTTGGCATGACTTAGCTGGATCTCCATCTCATTCAGATCTCCCTCCATCTTCTTTTTGACTCTCAGGGCATCATTTCTGCTCCTGATCTCAGAGTCCAGTGTGCTCTGCATAGAATCAATCACTCTTTGGCTGTTCCTCTTGATCTGTTCTATCTCCTCGTCCTTCTCAGAAAGCTTCCTGTCAATCTCACTCTTCACTTGGTTCAGCTCCAGTTGCACACGGAGAATCTTGGACTCTTCATGCTCCAGGGTGCCCTGTAAGGGAAAAGGGCAAATATTTCTATCATACATAATTGTCAAAATATGCTATAGCCTCTGTAATTCATGGCAGCACATTTATGAGTGATTTAGAAGGAAATATTTAGCAGAATTTTATCATTTAAGGTTTTGAATCACTCCATATTCGgtgttttaaattattcaaaaaacAGTGTCATGTTAATATAGTAGTAAAGGAATGACACCTCGGCCTCTTCAAGTGCAGTCTGGATCTCTGATTTCTCAGACTCCACTGTCTTCTTGGCTTTCTCTAACTCATGAATGCTTTTTCCAGTCTCTCCAAGCTGCTCAGTAAGGTCAGAAATCTCCTCTAAATGGTTTAAAAAGCAGAATTGTAATCAGAATTAAAAACGTACTGTtataatgcttttctttttttaataattgttttacaaaAAAGGTGGCATTTACGTTGTAGATTCTTGTTCTCTCTCTTCAGGGTCTCAAGGTTGTCAAGAGCTTCTTCATAGGAGTTCTTCATTTTGAAAAGCTCAGTGCTGAGTGAACGAGCCTCTTTCTGAGCACCTTCTAGTTCAGCCTGGCCTTCCTCATACTTCTGTTTCCACTCTGCTAGGACCTGAAGAAAAAGGATAGTCATTGTTAAATAGCCAAGTCCATGGCTCATGGTTTAGATTTAAAGACTATCCACATCTTTCTCACCTTGTCAAAGTTTGTCTGCTTCTTGTCAAGGTTGGCAGCCAATGCATTTGCCCTCTCCACATCAATCATGAGGTCCTCTACTTCACCCTGCAGTCTCTGTTTGGTCTTTTCCAGTGAGGCACACTTGGAGTTCACTGCCTCAATAGATTCTTCAGCATCCTGCAGACGCTGGGCAAGctttttcctgaagaaaatggaATGAAATAATGCAATCTTACTAATATTTGTGATATTAAATGTAGGGTACTGAAAACTCTTTTCTTTGCTGTATTTACTTGGATTCCTCAAGCTCCTCAGTGCGTTGGATGGCATCAGTCTCATATTTGGTTCTCCACTGAGCCACCTCACTGTTGGCCTTAGACATTCCACGCTGGAGTTCAGCTTTGGCCTCCTGCTCCTCCTCATACTGCTCTCTGAGCAAATCACAGTCATGGCGGGCAGACTGAACCGCATGGGCCAGAGCTTTCTTGGCCTGTAAGGCAGCATATTTTGAGTTTTCCAATAatctttataaatatttagaactatttagaattatttaaaatgaacaatatctaatttttaaaattaactgATTAATTTTGTATAACTCTACCTTGACTTCTTCCTCAATATGTCTTTTGAGTTCCTCAATTTGCTGTGTATAAGCCTGTTTTCCTCTGGTTAGCTGTGAAACAAGTGCTTCTTTCTCTTCCAGTTGAGGCTAAATTCACCTTGGAATCACGTTAGAAATATTACTATGAAATATAATAACAGAAACTTTTGAATaaatttttaaaggtttttacatgtGTACCTTATTTGCCATGCCTTACCATTTTCAGTCTGAAGTCTTGCACGTTGTGCATTCATGTCATTCAGCTGACGAACATTTTCATCACTCTTGGTCTTGATTTCACTCAACTGGTCTTCCAGGGTACGGCACATCTTCTCTAAATTAGCCTTAAAAGGTACAGggttataaataaatgtttgtaaaaacacttttatatttaatgattCTCTGTTGACATTACCTTTGCTTTAGCCACAGCCTCCATGTTGCTTGTCAAGTCATCAATCTCCATCTTGTATTCACTCTTCTCCTTCTCCAGCTTCTGCTTGACCCGCTGGAGGTTGTCGATCTGTTCTCCGAGTTCAGCCACACTGTCTGCCTGCTTCTTTCTGAGAGCTGCAGCTGTAGCTTCATGCTGCAAGGTAGACTCTTCCAGATCACGGCGCAACTTCTGGAATTCGGCTTCACGCTTCTTGTTCATCTCAATCTGGGCAGCAGTGGCACCACCAGCTTCCTCAAGCCTCTCGCTGATCTCCTCAAGTTCCCTGGAGAGATCAGCTCTCTGCTTCTCCACTTTAGCACGAGCAGCTCGCTCTGCCTCAATTTCCTCTTCTAGTTCCTCTATACGGGCCTAATTGAGGGAAAAACTTTTAGTGATATTTGTGTTGTGTATTAGCCCAGCAACTTCACAGTTTCACATAGATAAGATTATGGTAAACATTACCTGAAGTTCTTTGATCTTCTTCTGAAGCTGTGCTCCCAAAGACTGTTCATCCTCAATCTTGCTGAGAAGCTGACTTATCTCAAAGTCCTTCCTGTTTTGAAAGTAGTGTTTTGTAAAATATGGAAAATGCTTTTTGTCAAATGTGTAATTGGTGAAAGATTGAATACACTCACTTTTTGATCTTTTCATCTGATTGCTGTTTGTC
The sequence above is a segment of the Onychostoma macrolepis isolate SWU-2019 chromosome 22, ASM1243209v1, whole genome shotgun sequence genome. Coding sequences within it:
- the LOC131530115 gene encoding myosin-7-like, whose translation is MSKANSEVAQWRTKYETDAIQRTEELEESNRGLTIAVLKKLKNVSRLQDLVDKLQLKVKAYKSQAEETEEQANTHLSRYRKVQHQLDEAQECADIAESQVNKLRAKRHEAGKSKDEE